In a genomic window of Mycolicibacillus parakoreensis:
- the argH gene encoding argininosuccinate lyase, translating into MSTNQGSLWGGRFADGPSEALAALSKSTHFDWVLAPYDIAASRAHVKVLFAAGLLTAEQRDGLADGLDRLDADVADGTFAPADSDEDVHGALERGLIDRVGPDLGGRLRAGRSRNDQVATLFRMWLRDAVRRVGAGVLEVVDALAGQAAAHPGAVLPGKTHLQSAQPVLLAHHLLAHAQPLLRDVDRLLDFDARTAISPYGSGALAGSSLGLDPEAIAAELGFAAAADNSIDATAARDFAAEAAFVFAMTGVDLSRLAEDVIIWSSTEFGYVTLHDAWSTGSSIMPQKKNPDIAELARGKSGRLIGNLTGLLATLKAQPLAYNRDLQEDKEPVFDSVAQLELLLPAMAGLVATLRFDTERMAQLAPAGYTLATDIAEWLVRQGVPFRVAHETAGAAVRAAEQRGVGLEALRDDELAAISPELTPRVREVLTVEGSVASRNARGGTAPERVGEQLDRLRRHVADQRRRLQG; encoded by the coding sequence GTGAGCACCAACCAGGGGTCGCTGTGGGGCGGGCGGTTCGCCGACGGCCCGTCGGAGGCGCTGGCGGCGTTGAGCAAATCCACCCATTTCGACTGGGTGCTGGCGCCCTACGACATCGCGGCGTCGCGGGCGCACGTCAAGGTGCTGTTCGCCGCGGGGCTGCTCACCGCCGAGCAGCGCGACGGGTTGGCCGACGGACTCGACCGCCTCGACGCCGACGTCGCCGACGGCACGTTCGCCCCCGCGGACTCCGACGAGGACGTGCACGGCGCGCTGGAGCGCGGCCTGATCGACCGGGTCGGCCCCGACCTGGGGGGGCGGCTGCGGGCCGGGCGGTCCCGCAACGACCAGGTGGCCACGCTGTTTCGGATGTGGCTGCGCGACGCGGTGCGCCGGGTCGGCGCCGGGGTGCTCGAGGTGGTCGACGCCCTGGCCGGGCAGGCCGCCGCGCATCCGGGGGCGGTCCTGCCGGGCAAGACCCATCTGCAGTCCGCGCAGCCGGTGCTGCTGGCCCACCACCTGCTCGCCCACGCCCAGCCGCTGCTGCGTGACGTCGACCGACTGCTGGACTTCGACGCGCGCACCGCGATCTCGCCGTACGGGTCGGGGGCGCTGGCCGGGTCGTCGCTGGGGCTGGACCCGGAGGCGATCGCCGCCGAACTCGGGTTCGCCGCGGCCGCGGACAACTCGATCGATGCCACCGCCGCCCGCGATTTCGCCGCCGAGGCGGCGTTCGTCTTCGCGATGACCGGGGTCGATTTGTCCCGGCTCGCCGAGGACGTCATCATCTGGAGCTCAACGGAATTCGGCTACGTCACTTTGCACGACGCCTGGTCGACGGGCAGCTCGATCATGCCGCAGAAGAAGAATCCGGACATCGCCGAGTTGGCCCGCGGCAAATCCGGGCGGCTGATCGGCAACCTCACCGGCCTGCTCGCGACGTTGAAGGCCCAGCCCCTGGCCTACAACCGGGATCTGCAAGAGGACAAGGAACCGGTGTTCGACTCGGTCGCCCAACTGGAGCTGCTGCTGCCGGCGATGGCCGGGCTGGTCGCCACCCTGCGGTTCGACACCGAACGGATGGCGCAGCTGGCGCCGGCCGGCTACACCCTGGCCACCGACATCGCCGAATGGCTCGTGCGCCAAGGGGTTCCGTTCCGGGTGGCGCACGAGACCGCCGGGGCGGCGGTGCGGGCGGCCGAGCAGCGCGGGGTCGGCCTCGAGGCGCTGCGCGACGACGAGTTGGCCGCGATCAGCCCCGAGCTGACCCCGCGGGTGCGCGAGGTGCTCACCGTGGAGGGCTCGGTGGCCTCCCGCAACGCCCGCGGCGGGACCGCCCCCGAGCGCGTCGGCGAGCAGCTCGACCGGCTGCGCCGTCACGTCGCCGACCAACGCCGCCGGCTGCAGGGCTGA